A stretch of DNA from Kangiella sediminilitoris:
AGGCTGCTCTACTTTATTTTGAAATTCATTATCCTGCGCCGTTTCTTCATTAAAATGAAAATCGGTTGGCGGAACCATGATAATTGAATGAGTGGTATGCGACATAGGTAGGAGAATTAAAGAGTCATTTTCGTAAGATAAAAAAAAGGCTTGCAATGTGCAAGCCGTATATTAGCAATCTGCGGGTCATAAGGACCAAATGGGGGTAGGTATATAAAACATGCCCGCTCGCTAACCAAAGGAGTCAGTCTATGAAACTTAAATTACCAACTTACCAGAAGTATCCTTCTGGTCGGAATAAGCAAAGCTCATTCGCTTAAACCAACAGTGTTAATTTTTTTAATCATTAAAAAAATTAACAAAGTGTTTGCCTTTTCATAAGGGTATTTGACAAAATAGAAGCGTCTGGCAAATATTTGTCTAAGCCAAGTCCTGCTTAAGAGCTGGTTTGGCGTTGCCCCTCAAGGCAGGTCAAATAATATACAGTTGTATGACCAGATTCAAACGATATTTTTTCATGATTCAGATTAAAAAAATTAATGTAAGGAGCGGTAATGCCTAGAAGGTTGCCCCCACTAAATAGCCTGAGAGCTTTTGAGGCTGCTGCGCGCCACTTGAGTTTTACTAAAGCGGCTGAAGAACTATTTGTTACACAGGCTGCAATCAGCCATCAAATCAAAGCATTAGAAGACTATCTTGGCGTTGAGTTATTCATCCGAAGGAACCGGAAGTTATTGTTGACAGATGAAGGCCAGCTTTATTGGCCAAAGATCCGTGATATTTTTGAAAAATTAGTTAATGCCACTGAGCAGGTTAAAGCACAGGGTGCTACCGGCTCTCTAACGGTAAGTGTTATTCCAACCTTTGCGACTTTATGGTTGGTTCCCCGCCTTGCGGAGTTTAGCCAGCTTTATCCTGAAATTGATGTTCGAATCAAAGCGTCAGATACAGAAGTTGATTTTGTACGCGAAGACGTGGACATCGCGGTATATTATGGCAAGGGTGAGTACCAGGGCTTACATTGTGATCAACTATTCCAGGAGCACCTTACACCTGTTTGCTCACCCGGACTGGCTGAGTCAGGCACGCTTAACACCCCGCAGGATCTGGCTAATCATACATTGCTACATGATGCGACTACAGAAGAATGGCGGACCTGGATTAAACATGCCGACGTTAAGGGGGTAAATCCAGATCAGGGCCCTGTTTTCAGTCATTCCGGGATGGTACTTCAGGCAGCTCGACATGGTCAGGGCGTTGCCATGGGGCATAGTGTCTTGTCCCAGATGGATTTGGATTCAGCTCGTCTGGTTGCACCATTCGATATTGTGGTCGACAGTGGTTACTCTTATGACTTGGTCTGTCCGGAAAACTCGCACGATCGTCCTAAAATTGTAGCTTTCCGTGAGTGGTTACTATCGAAAGTTAACGAAGACGTTGATGACGAAGTTTTATATTGATCAAAAAAAAGGCGCTGGTTAGCGCCTTTTTTTATACCGACTTGATTAGGCCTCGCTGGAATTGAAGTAGTCACGAGTACCGTGAGCCTCCACGGCTTCCCCAATTCTTCGGAAAGCTAGAGTATAGGCTGCATTTCTCATACTACGGTTTTCTGATTTTGCCAAATCCCAGACTTCATTAAAGCTTTTACCCATGATTTTGCCCAGTCTTTCGTGGACAGTATCAAGATCCCAAGCGTAGCCGGAGCGATTTTGTACCCATTCAAAATAAGATACTGTAACACCCCCAGCATTGGCGAGAACATCAGGTACCACATGTATTTCTCTTTCATGAAGTATATGATCGACGTCACTTAATACAGGGCCGTTGGCAACTTCAACAATGTAGTTAGCTTTGATGTTATCGACGTTATGTTTTCCGATAACACCATCCAGAGCCGCAGGGATCAGTATATCCACATCCAGCTCCAATAATTCCTCATTACTGATTGGGGAATGCTCGACCTGCTCACAAACGGAGTGTGTGCAATAGACCGCCTTAACCTGACGAGTGCGCTGCTTTTCCTTATAGATACTTGGGACATCAAAGCCTTTATCTGAGTGGATACCACCACGAGAGTCACTTATAGCAACAATTTTGTAACCTCTCTCATGTAGCAATCGAGCTGCATGGTAACCCCCATTACCGAAGCCCTGAACCGCAACGGTAATGTTTTCTGGTTTCCAGTTGTGTTTCTTTTCTAATTCAAGAATGCATAGGTAAGCACCTCGGCCAGTGGCATCATCACGCCCTAGACTTCCGCCTAAACTGATAGGCTTACCGGTGATAACACCAGGAGCTTTTTGGCGAGTAATGTGTTCATATTCATCCATCATCCAGCCCATGATACGTTCATTGGTGTAAACGTCTGGTGCCGGAATATCGCGGTCAGGACTGATAATATCAGCCATTTGGCGGACGTATGAACGGGATAGTCGTTCTAATTCCATGCGCGATAACTGTTTAGGATCAACCGTGA
This window harbors:
- a CDS encoding transcriptional regulator GcvA, with the protein product MPRRLPPLNSLRAFEAAARHLSFTKAAEELFVTQAAISHQIKALEDYLGVELFIRRNRKLLLTDEGQLYWPKIRDIFEKLVNATEQVKAQGATGSLTVSVIPTFATLWLVPRLAEFSQLYPEIDVRIKASDTEVDFVREDVDIAVYYGKGEYQGLHCDQLFQEHLTPVCSPGLAESGTLNTPQDLANHTLLHDATTEEWRTWIKHADVKGVNPDQGPVFSHSGMVLQAARHGQGVAMGHSVLSQMDLDSARLVAPFDIVVDSGYSYDLVCPENSHDRPKIVAFREWLLSKVNEDVDDEVLY
- a CDS encoding Glu/Leu/Phe/Val family dehydrogenase, which codes for MSEKIYQDALSRVREIGENAGVNPEVIDSLMQPMRTLTASLPVRMDDGSTQYFTAYRCRYNNALGPTKGGIRYHPDVNQPEVQALALWMTIKCAIVGLPYGGGKGGVTVDPKQLSRMELERLSRSYVRQMADIISPDRDIPAPDVYTNERIMGWMMDEYEHITRQKAPGVITGKPISLGGSLGRDDATGRGAYLCILELEKKHNWKPENITVAVQGFGNGGYHAARLLHERGYKIVAISDSRGGIHSDKGFDVPSIYKEKQRTRQVKAVYCTHSVCEQVEHSPISNEELLELDVDILIPAALDGVIGKHNVDNIKANYIVEVANGPVLSDVDHILHEREIHVVPDVLANAGGVTVSYFEWVQNRSGYAWDLDTVHERLGKIMGKSFNEVWDLAKSENRSMRNAAYTLAFRRIGEAVEAHGTRDYFNSSEA